A part of Myxococcus fulvus genomic DNA contains:
- a CDS encoding FAD-binding oxidoreductase yields MTKDPNAALLRALAAVLPADALVTDADVLEAHRRDQAEWAPAGTPGVLVRATCADDVRAVLQVASAHKVPVVPRGAGSGLSGGANALDGCIVLSLMRMNRVLEVDAKGMLAVVQPGVLNAEVKAAAAAQGLWYAPDPASWEFSSLGGNLATNAGGLCCVKYGVTGDAVLGLEVVLADGSVVRTGGRTVKNVAGYDLTRLFVGSEGTLGVITEATLRLRPRPPRATTLVATFPTLAGAGAAVTDIMARTRPSMLELMDQATCRAVEAYKPLGLDVDAAAFLLARSDAGGDQGVAEIETMAAVCEAAGATFVTHSTDEAEGELLLTARRLAYPALERQGATLLDDVGVPLSRIPELLAAVERIAAERGVLVGTFGHAGDGNMHPTVVFDRQDPAALTRARGAFDDILAAALDLGGTITGEHGVGALKQPFLGRQLGEEGLRLHHRLKAAMDPLGILNPGKVL; encoded by the coding sequence ATGACGAAGGACCCTAACGCAGCTCTGCTGCGAGCGCTCGCAGCGGTGCTCCCCGCCGATGCCCTCGTCACCGACGCGGATGTGTTGGAGGCGCACCGGCGTGATCAGGCCGAGTGGGCCCCCGCGGGCACCCCTGGAGTCCTGGTCCGCGCCACCTGCGCGGACGACGTGCGCGCGGTGCTCCAGGTCGCCTCGGCGCACAAGGTCCCTGTGGTTCCTCGCGGCGCGGGCTCGGGACTGTCCGGCGGCGCCAACGCGCTGGACGGCTGCATCGTGCTGTCGCTGATGCGGATGAACCGGGTGCTGGAGGTCGACGCGAAGGGGATGCTCGCCGTCGTGCAGCCGGGCGTGCTGAACGCGGAGGTGAAGGCGGCCGCGGCGGCGCAGGGGCTCTGGTACGCGCCGGACCCCGCGAGCTGGGAGTTCTCCAGCCTGGGCGGCAACCTGGCTACCAACGCCGGCGGCCTGTGCTGCGTGAAGTACGGCGTCACCGGGGACGCGGTGCTGGGGCTGGAGGTGGTGCTCGCGGACGGCTCGGTGGTGCGCACCGGCGGGCGCACCGTGAAGAACGTCGCGGGCTACGATTTGACCCGGCTGTTCGTCGGCTCGGAGGGCACGCTCGGCGTCATCACCGAGGCGACGCTGCGCCTCCGCCCCAGGCCCCCCAGGGCGACCACGCTGGTCGCCACCTTCCCCACGCTCGCGGGCGCGGGCGCGGCCGTCACGGACATCATGGCGCGCACGCGCCCGTCCATGCTGGAGCTCATGGACCAGGCCACCTGCCGCGCCGTGGAGGCGTACAAACCCCTGGGCCTGGACGTGGACGCGGCCGCGTTCCTCCTGGCGCGCTCGGACGCGGGCGGCGACCAGGGCGTGGCGGAAATCGAGACCATGGCGGCGGTCTGCGAGGCCGCGGGCGCGACCTTCGTCACCCACTCCACCGATGAAGCGGAGGGCGAGCTGCTGCTCACCGCGCGCCGCCTCGCCTATCCCGCGCTCGAACGACAAGGCGCCACGCTGCTCGACGACGTGGGCGTGCCCCTGTCCCGAATCCCCGAGCTGCTCGCCGCCGTGGAGCGCATCGCCGCCGAGCGCGGCGTGCTCGTGGGGACCTTCGGCCACGCGGGCGATGGGAACATGCACCCCACCGTCGTCTTCGACCGCCAGGACCCCGCGGCGCTCACGCGGGCCCGCGGCGCGTTCGATGACATCCTCGCGGCCGCGCTGGACCTGGGCGGCACCATCACCGGCGAGCACGGCGTGGGGGCGCTGAAGCAGCCCTTCCTGGGGCGCCAGCTCGGCGAGGAGGGCCTGCGCCTGCACCACCGCCTCAAGGCCGCGATGGACCCCCTCGGCATCCTCAATCCGGGCAAGGTCCTCTGA
- a CDS encoding DUF7594 domain-containing protein, with protein sequence MAMRWWSRGLGLLPVMGMAVACGGGAAGTEVEATASLEQGVEGCREVTRYEESDLPVNDDTYVSADAPDTTFGDSTKLVSDGNPRQEAYLRFIVTQHTGFVRARLRLNVLDGSSNGPALHATSSAWTGSSLTWNNRPAPVGGALANVGALLSDSVVEYDVSAHVTGPGEYGFVLLPEVGDGTDFASLELRALRPRLVFTYATTTTECGTQGTGGSLSSVRKLGGVNGEVPHAMATDPTGGYVIAGDVGNLGTLGGPANNPEGLLVSRFRADGSHQWSRSFPQASAGTWMQVEGAAVTPEGNVLLAGEYFGQPDFGQGPLPGTSMGTGGIFLLKLSPSGQPVWAKAFRAHLDPGGTRPHQVFRVAGVATDAQGSLILTGSFRGFTDFGVGQVDAGESTRREEQPTTGAFLARFTWEGQLSWARVFQAGQSNTEGLAVATDSQGNIVLGGLAGDGNELGATVARTPFVVRYSMHGALDWVRRLEGSGVNGQVTGVAVLPGGAVGFVAQAYGSIAYAGGTVTTNVGGVPDLVLGTLESAGTDRWLRAYGGTEGEYPRRLVADAQGNLVTMGVFHLRSDLGGGPLNPTGGELKAFVAKYGADGSHRWSRALNETAMDPVLLGMTPTGETWFGGMLSSAEEVGGTVYTPYGSSDLLLMKLTP encoded by the coding sequence ATGGCGATGCGGTGGTGGAGCAGGGGCTTGGGGCTGTTGCCGGTGATGGGGATGGCGGTGGCGTGTGGTGGTGGCGCGGCGGGGACGGAGGTGGAGGCGACAGCGTCCTTGGAGCAGGGGGTGGAGGGGTGCCGGGAGGTGACGCGCTACGAGGAGTCGGACCTGCCGGTGAACGACGACACGTACGTCTCGGCGGACGCGCCGGACACGACCTTCGGCGACTCGACGAAGCTGGTCTCGGATGGCAACCCCCGGCAGGAGGCGTACCTGCGCTTCATCGTCACGCAGCACACGGGCTTCGTCCGGGCGCGGCTGCGGCTGAACGTGCTGGATGGCTCCTCGAACGGCCCCGCGCTGCACGCCACGTCCTCGGCGTGGACGGGCTCTTCATTGACCTGGAACAACCGGCCCGCGCCGGTGGGGGGCGCGCTGGCGAACGTGGGCGCGCTCTTGAGTGACAGCGTGGTGGAGTACGACGTGAGCGCGCACGTGACGGGGCCGGGCGAGTACGGCTTCGTGCTGTTGCCGGAGGTGGGGGACGGGACGGACTTCGCCTCGCTGGAGCTGCGGGCGCTGCGGCCCCGGCTGGTCTTCACCTATGCGACGACGACCACGGAGTGCGGCACGCAGGGCACGGGCGGCTCGCTGTCGTCGGTGCGCAAGCTGGGTGGGGTGAACGGCGAGGTGCCCCACGCCATGGCCACGGACCCGACGGGGGGCTACGTCATCGCGGGTGACGTGGGCAACCTGGGTACTTTGGGTGGGCCGGCGAACAACCCGGAGGGCTTGTTGGTCAGCCGCTTCCGCGCGGATGGTTCGCACCAGTGGTCGCGCTCCTTCCCGCAGGCCTCGGCGGGGACGTGGATGCAGGTGGAGGGCGCGGCGGTGACGCCCGAGGGCAACGTGCTGCTGGCGGGCGAGTACTTCGGGCAGCCGGACTTCGGCCAGGGGCCGTTGCCGGGCACGTCGATGGGGACGGGCGGCATCTTCCTCTTGAAGCTCTCCCCGAGTGGCCAGCCTGTCTGGGCGAAGGCCTTCCGGGCGCACCTGGACCCGGGCGGCACGCGTCCGCACCAGGTGTTCCGGGTTGCGGGCGTGGCGACGGACGCGCAGGGCAGCCTGATTCTCACGGGCAGCTTCCGAGGCTTCACGGACTTCGGCGTGGGCCAGGTCGATGCGGGTGAGAGCACGCGCCGGGAGGAGCAACCCACGACGGGCGCGTTCCTGGCGAGGTTCACCTGGGAGGGGCAGCTCTCGTGGGCCCGGGTGTTCCAGGCGGGGCAGTCCAACACGGAGGGCCTGGCGGTGGCGACGGACAGCCAGGGGAACATCGTGTTGGGCGGTCTGGCGGGAGACGGCAACGAGCTGGGGGCGACGGTGGCGCGGACGCCGTTCGTGGTGCGCTACTCCATGCACGGGGCGCTCGACTGGGTGCGCAGGCTGGAGGGCAGCGGCGTGAACGGGCAGGTGACGGGGGTGGCGGTGCTGCCTGGAGGCGCGGTGGGGTTCGTCGCGCAGGCGTACGGCAGCATCGCGTACGCGGGTGGCACGGTGACGACGAACGTCGGTGGAGTGCCGGACCTGGTGCTGGGGACGCTGGAGAGCGCGGGCACGGACCGGTGGCTGCGGGCGTACGGCGGCACGGAGGGCGAGTATCCGCGCCGGCTGGTGGCGGATGCGCAGGGCAACCTGGTGACGATGGGGGTGTTCCACCTGCGCTCGGACCTGGGCGGCGGTCCGTTGAATCCGACGGGCGGGGAGCTCAAGGCCTTCGTGGCGAAGTACGGGGCGGATGGTTCGCACCGGTGGTCGCGCGCGCTGAATGAGACGGCCATGGACCCGGTGCTGCTGGGGATGACGCCCACGGGCGAGACCTGGTTCGGCGGCATGCTCTCCTCGGCGGAGGAGGTGGGCGGCACGGTGTACACGCCCTACGGCAGCTCGGATCTGTTGTTGATGAAGCTGACGCCCTGA
- a CDS encoding SAM-dependent methyltransferase, which produces MAEDASTPTTSTRPEEPRLSFPRLLLVRIWSLWLDAVNRAADLAVLAWRPRLLGPALSLWLRELLVSPYRPRRSFEVIRLLQVHGQGFDELMYGETPVHTALGLFQQAGLTAHGHLVDLGAGRGRALLAARWLGARATGIELLREHVTLASAPLSRAGAVLRQGDAALADLGEATHVLVNWTALSPQTRTRLVARLRTCRPGTRVLTVTRPIEAPGFTVRSRHRALFTWGLEPVWIHEVPDSAAQVPTSTS; this is translated from the coding sequence ATGGCCGAGGACGCCTCCACCCCGACGACATCCACCCGGCCCGAGGAACCCCGGCTGTCCTTCCCCCGGCTCCTGCTCGTGCGCATCTGGAGCCTGTGGCTGGACGCGGTGAACCGGGCGGCGGACCTGGCCGTCCTCGCGTGGCGCCCTCGCCTCCTGGGGCCCGCGCTGTCCCTGTGGCTGCGCGAGCTGCTCGTGTCGCCCTACCGGCCGCGTCGCTCCTTCGAGGTAATCCGTCTCCTCCAGGTCCACGGCCAGGGCTTCGACGAGCTGATGTACGGCGAGACGCCCGTGCACACCGCCCTGGGGCTCTTCCAGCAGGCCGGGCTCACCGCCCACGGCCACCTGGTGGACCTGGGCGCCGGACGCGGCCGGGCCCTGCTCGCCGCGCGCTGGCTGGGCGCCCGGGCCACGGGCATCGAGCTGCTCCGGGAGCACGTCACCCTCGCCTCCGCCCCCCTGTCCCGAGCGGGCGCGGTGCTGCGCCAGGGCGACGCGGCCCTGGCCGACCTGGGCGAGGCCACCCATGTCCTCGTCAACTGGACGGCCCTGTCGCCCCAGACACGGACCCGGCTCGTCGCCCGCCTGCGCACCTGCCGCCCCGGCACCCGTGTCCTCACGGTGACCCGCCCCATCGAGGCCCCGGGCTTCACCGTGCGCTCCCGACACCGCGCCCTCTTCACCTGGGGCCTCGAGCCCGTATGGATTCACGAAGTCCCGGACTCCGCCGCCCAGGTCCCGACTTCCACCTCTTGA